TCGCGGAAGGCCCCGCTGTCACCGAGGGAACCGTAGACCTCGTCCGTGGATATCTGGACAAAGCGTCTGACCCCCTTCTTTCTCGCCATCTCGAGAAGGTTGAAGGTGCCGTTTATATTGGTCCTGATGAACGTGTCGGGATCCATGATACTTCTGTCCACGTGGGATTCGGCCGCAAAGTTCACGACGACATCGATGGACCTCTCGAAAACAGGCTCGATATCGCCCATGGAAGCGATATCGCCGCGCACGAAAATGTACCTGCCCTTCCCCTCGATGTCCTCGAGGTTCTCGAGATTGCCCGCGTATGTCAGTTTATCCAGGTTGATAACGGTGTAATCGTACCTGTCCAGCATGTGGCGCACGAAATTGGTCCCGATGAAGCCACAGCCGCCGGTGATGAGTATCGTTTCAGCCATCTTTCCTCTCCCAGCTGTACGGTATGTCATTCACGTGGGGATCGATCCTGAATTCGTCGGGCTCCCGGTAATTGTAGGCCATGGTGGGGGCATTTATGATGATGGCCTCCTCGAGGCTCACGCATTTCCACCCGTGATAGACCATCCGCGGAACCTTAACGAGTCTGGGATCGTACTCGCCCGCATAGAGTTCGTTGACCTCTCCCCGCGTGGGAGATCCCTCGCGGTCGTCGTAGAGGACGAGCTTTATCATTCCCCTGATGCAGGCGATGAAGTCGTCCTGCATCTTGTGGTAATGCCACGCCTTCACCACCTGGGGATATGTGGTCGTCATGTAGACCTGGCCAAATCCGGCGAAGATGTCGTCGTCGCTGCGCAGGATCTCCATCAGCCTGCCCCGTTCATCGGGTATGACCTTCAATGTCTTTATTCCGACTCCGTCTATCATATATCCTCTCCCGGGGCTACCTGTTGTTGGCCCCTGTCTGTGAAACGAGCATGCTGGCCCGAAGGAGCGATTCGAAGGTGCCCGCGTCCGTCCACCACCCATCGAGCATCTCCCAGGTCATGGTGCCGGCCTTGACATAGGCGTTGTTCACGTCGGTGATCTCAAGCTCGCCCCGCTCAGACGGTTTGAGGGTCTTCACAATGTCGAAGACGTTCGCGTCGTAGAGATAAATACCTACAACGGCAAGGTTGCTCCCGGGATTCTTCGGTTTCTCTACGATGTTGACGAGCTTGCCGCCCGTCAACTCGGCAACCCCGAACCTCTCCGGATCGGGGACCTCCTTGAGCATGATCTTCGCTCCCGCCTTCTGCTCCTTGAAATCCTGGACGGCCTTGATGATGTTCCTTTCGATAATGTTATCGCCAAGGACGACGCAGATAGACTCTCCGTCGGCAAAATACTCCGCGAGGGACAGGGCATCGGCAATGCCGCCTTCACCTTCCTGATAGGTGTAGTTGAGGTGCTTCAGCCCAAAGTCCTTCCCGTTGCCCATGAGGCGC
This sequence is a window from Syntrophorhabdaceae bacterium. Protein-coding genes within it:
- a CDS encoding sugar phosphate nucleotidyltransferase; this encodes MKGIILAGGLGSRLAPLTRITNKHLLPVYEKPMIYYPIETLINAGITDIMIVTGGNHAGDFLRLMGNGKDFGLKHLNYTYQEGEGGIADALSLAEYFADGESICVVLGDNIIERNIIKAVQDFKEQKAGAKIMLKEVPDPERFGVAELTGGKLVNIVEKPKNPGSNLAVVGIYLYDANVFDIVKTLKPSERGELEITDVNNAYVKAGTMTWEMLDGWWTDAGTFESLLRASMLVSQTGANNR
- a CDS encoding dTDP-4-dehydrorhamnose 3,5-epimerase family protein, which gives rise to MIDGVGIKTLKVIPDERGRLMEILRSDDDIFAGFGQVYMTTTYPQVVKAWHYHKMQDDFIACIRGMIKLVLYDDREGSPTRGEVNELYAGEYDPRLVKVPRMVYHGWKCVSLEEAIIINAPTMAYNYREPDEFRIDPHVNDIPYSWERKDG